A single window of Hyla sarda isolate aHylSar1 chromosome 2, aHylSar1.hap1, whole genome shotgun sequence DNA harbors:
- the SRSF10 gene encoding serine/arginine-rich splicing factor 10, giving the protein MSRYLRPPNTSLFVRNVADDIRSEDLRREFGRYGPIVDVYVPLDFYTRRPRGFAYVQFEDVRDAEDALHNLDRRWICGRQIEIQFAQGDRKTPNQMKAKEGRGSYGSSRYDDYDRYNRRSRSRSYERRRSRSRSFEQNYERSYSPRGRAERPRRSRSRSRHGRFNRRQRSQSRSQSRSHSKSLPREERKERHSGSRSQSRSKADGKYKASRESRKEERERSKSQSHSESRSRSKSRSRSWNSHKSSGH; this is encoded by the exons GTCAGAAGATCTGCGCAGAGAATTTGGCCGATATGGTCCTATCGTTGATGTATATGTTCCCCTTGATTTCTACACACGACGCCCAAGAGGATTTGCCTATGTTCA GTTTGAAGATGTCCGTGATGCAGAAGATGCTTTGCATAACTTAGACAGAAGATGGATTTGTGGACGCCAGATTGAAATTCAGTTTGCTCAAGGAGATCGAAAAA CCCCAAATCAAATGAAGGCCAAAGAAGGAAGGGGCTCATACGGCTCTTCACGTTATGATGATTATGACCGATACAACAGGCGATCTAGAAGTCGCAGTTATGAAAGGAGAAGGTCTAGGAGCCGTTCTTTTGAACAGAATTATGAAAGATCTTATAGTCCCAGAGG ACGAGCTGAGAGACCACGTCGGAGCAGAAGCCGTTCACGTCATGGCAG ATTCAATCGACGTCAAAGATCACAATCCAGATCACAATCTAGATCACACTCCAAATCCCTGCCAAGAGAAGAGAGGAAAGAACGACATTCTGGGTCTAGATCTCAGTCTCGATCCAAAGCAGATGGCAAATACAAAGCCAGTCGAGAGTCCAGAAAAGAGGAGCGTGAAAGATCAAAGTCTCAGTCTCACTCAGAGTCAAGGTCACGGTCAAAATCAAGATCACGGTCTTGGAACAGTCACAAATCCAGTGGCCACTAG